One genomic window of Paracoccus alcaliphilus includes the following:
- the hutG gene encoding N-formylglutamate deformylase — MNPVEVAQGDSPVILGLPHTGTFLPDDIFAALTPRGQVLADTDWHIHRLYGGLLPGATTVRATFHRYVIDANRGPDDASLYPGQNTTGLVPLTDFDGTPIWKSEPGAEDIATRKARFHAPYHAALAAEIERVRARHGVAILYDCHSIRSVIPFLFEGVLPDFNIGTNSGASCAPAIEAATQEVASATGRPWVVNGRFKGGWTTRHYGQPGAGVHAIQMELAQSTHLTSETPPFAYDEAKAAALRVPLRDILTRLAALAPQLVTP, encoded by the coding sequence ATGAACCCGGTCGAGGTCGCGCAGGGCGACAGCCCCGTCATCCTTGGCCTGCCCCATACCGGCACCTTTCTGCCCGATGACATCTTTGCGGCGCTGACCCCGCGCGGGCAGGTGCTGGCCGATACCGACTGGCATATCCACCGCCTCTATGGCGGGTTGCTGCCCGGCGCGACGACGGTGCGGGCGACGTTCCACCGCTATGTCATCGACGCCAATCGTGGGCCGGATGACGCCAGCCTCTATCCCGGCCAGAACACCACCGGGCTGGTGCCGCTGACCGATTTCGACGGCACACCGATCTGGAAATCCGAGCCGGGTGCCGAGGATATCGCCACCCGCAAGGCCCGCTTTCACGCCCCCTATCACGCCGCGCTGGCCGCCGAGATCGAGCGGGTCAGGGCGCGCCACGGCGTCGCGATCCTGTATGATTGCCACTCGATCCGCTCGGTCATTCCATTCCTGTTCGAGGGCGTGCTGCCGGATTTCAACATCGGGACCAATAGCGGGGCTTCCTGCGCGCCGGCTATCGAGGCCGCCACGCAGGAGGTCGCATCCGCGACGGGTCGGCCCTGGGTGGTGAACGGACGCTTCAAGGGCGGCTGGACGACGCGCCATTACGGCCAGCCCGGCGCGGGCGTCCATGCCATCCAGATGGAGCTGGCGCAATCAACCCATCTGACGAGTGAGACCCCACCCTTCGCTTATGACGAGGCCAAGGCCGCTGCCTTGCGCGTCCCGCTGCGCGACATCCTGACCCGGCTGGCGGCGCTGGCCCCGCAACTGGTGACGCCATGA